The Paenibacillus sp. G2S3 region CTCAGGAATCGCTCACGCTTAAGCACCTTGTCGTTTATGAAGGGGATAACCGAGTAATAAATGCTCAGACGCAAGAAGAAATCATGCTTACAGGTAAGCAATTTCAGATTTTTTCTTATTTGCTACGCCATCTTGGTCAGATTATGACGAAGGAGCAGATCTATGAAACGGTCTGGGGGGAGAGCTATATCGAAGGGGACAAGACACTGATGGTACATATTCGCTATTTGCGTGAAAAGTTAGAGCTAGATCCGGGAAGTCCGGAAATTATTGAAACGGTCCGGGGGATCGGATATCGGGTAAGAGCATGAGGGGGTTAGGACGCATTCGCAAGCAGCGTAGCTCCTCTTTGCTATCGGGATATTTGCTTATTATCGTTTCTGCACTGCTTTTTATTCCTGTGGTTCTGCCGTTATCTTTTGTTCTCTACAATATGATTAATGAAGTGACTAAAGGGGCTCCATCTGTAGACACCTCTCTGTATTCGAGTGTTGCAGCGCTGGAGACCATGTGGCATAAAGAGGCGCTTCAATTGGAGGATGTTTCTTCGGAAGCCATAAATGAGCGTCTACATGAACTGAGCCGGAAATACACTGAGGCTACTATGTTTTGGGTAGATGGGCAGGGAATGACCCAGTTGATTCTCACACCTGATGAAGGCAATCCGGATCATGGCAGCGGAGTTCCGGAGGAGTGGACTGCGGCTGAGGCTATTTTTTTTATGAAAGAAAGTACAAAGCGTGATCCTTTAGCCATCGTCGCCTTCATGGGAGACCGAGTGGATGCGGGTAAAGGGTTTATTGTAATGCAAATTCCAAACAAGCTGCTAAACAAAGGGGCCTATGGGGGAGTCGGGGCTTGGGCTTTGTATTACTTTGTGCTCTTTGTACTTTTTGGAGGGTTCGCACTGGTTTCTTTGCTGTTCTTTAGAAAAATACGCAAACGGTTATTGCAGCTACAAACGGCGATGACGATTACAGGACCGGATAGAATGCCTAGGCCTATAGCGACAGGCAAACTAGACGAGATCGGACGATTGGAGGAAGCCTTTAATACGATGGTCGTGAAACTGGATGAAAGTCGACGTAGGGAAATAGAAGAAGAGGAGCTACGCAAGCGTCTAGTATCCAACCTATCTCATGATTTGCGTACACCGCTTACAGTCATCCGCAGCCACATCCATGTAATGACTAAGGAGAGCTTAACTCCAAAAGGGCAACAGTCCCTACAGCTAATGGATGAGCGTATCGCGGATCTTAGCGTCTTGATTGAGAATCTTTTATCCTATAATCTACTGAGCAGCGGAAGGATCACCTTAAAGCCGGAACGTAAAGATGTCTTGCGTTTGCTGCGGGAAAGTGCGGCTGCTTGGTACCCCGTATGGGAAAAAGAGGGTTTCGAGATCGATATTGATTTGGAGGCTGAGCCGTTATTCTGGATGGTGGACGAGGTGTGGTTTCGCCGTATTCTCGACAATCTGTTTCAGAATATTGTTCGTCATGCTAGTAGTGGTCTTTATGTAGGAATTTCTACGGAGCCCCGTAATGGGCAACGTGTCGTTATGATTACGGACCATGGCAGAGGCATCCAAAGTCCATCCGATTACAAAGGGGCAGGATTAGGGCTGTCCATCGTAGATCTTCTAATAAAACATATGGAGCTAGAATGGGATATGGAAAGTACAGGAGATGGCACCTCCGTTGTAATCCTTAATCCGCAGAGCGAAATTTAAACAAAACTTAAACTTCGTGCCGCCTTGTTCTTAACCTTGGGACGTTATGCTAATTACCGAGGTGAGGAACATGAAAGAAACAGTGATTGAAACGAAGGATTTGTTGAAAAAATACCGTGGCCGGGCTGCGGTGGAAAGTTTAAATTTGAATATCCGTAAGGGAGAGATTTATGGCTTTCTAGGCCCAAACGGGGCTGGGAAA contains the following coding sequences:
- a CDS encoding HAMP domain-containing sensor histidine kinase codes for the protein MRGLGRIRKQRSSSLLSGYLLIIVSALLFIPVVLPLSFVLYNMINEVTKGAPSVDTSLYSSVAALETMWHKEALQLEDVSSEAINERLHELSRKYTEATMFWVDGQGMTQLILTPDEGNPDHGSGVPEEWTAAEAIFFMKESTKRDPLAIVAFMGDRVDAGKGFIVMQIPNKLLNKGAYGGVGAWALYYFVLFVLFGGFALVSLLFFRKIRKRLLQLQTAMTITGPDRMPRPIATGKLDEIGRLEEAFNTMVVKLDESRRREIEEEELRKRLVSNLSHDLRTPLTVIRSHIHVMTKESLTPKGQQSLQLMDERIADLSVLIENLLSYNLLSSGRITLKPERKDVLRLLRESAAAWYPVWEKEGFEIDIDLEAEPLFWMVDEVWFRRILDNLFQNIVRHASSGLYVGISTEPRNGQRVVMITDHGRGIQSPSDYKGAGLGLSIVDLLIKHMELEWDMESTGDGTSVVILNPQSEI